Within Ananas comosus cultivar F153 unplaced genomic scaffold, ASM154086v1, whole genome shotgun sequence, the genomic segment CAAATGCAATATACAACTGCTTGCGCGCATATGCGGCCATTGATAACACCTCAGCTGCTGAGGAGCTTTTTCGTACAACCATTGTGTCACCATTGATTCAGAAGATTATTCCCGCTAGCCCTACACCGGTGGTTACTGGGGTTTCTTCTGATTTACTTGAGGAGGATTATCAGAAAATAAAGCAATCCGTTGAGAAGGATTGCAAATTTTTGTTGGAAATATCTTCGTTGGGTAATTTGGACAATTCCAGAAACTTTCTCGCTTCACTCATTTTCAGAGTGCTCTTTTCTTTATCATCTAATTCAGCTTTTGTGATTTTCAGCAAACTCAGGATTACATGTTTTTGATTTCCTTGCCAACTCAATACTTAAAGAGGTCCTCTTGGCGATTCAAAAGGGGAAACCTGGGGCATTCTCTCCTGGAAGACCCACAGAATTTCTAAAGAACTACAAATCAAGCCTGGCCTTTCTTGATTTTCTGGAAGGTATTACTTTGTGCTCATTAGCAAATGTTTCCTATCCTGCATCCTTATGTTTGTTTAGTATTTGAATAAGTTTTCAATATCCGTTTTTGTGAGGGGAATTATTGTGGTATGACTACATctgcttcaaatttttatttgctctCTCACTCTAGGTATGATGGGTGTATTGATATACACTCATGTGCATACAGATATCTAACTCAATATGCTGGTTGCAAAATCAGGAGTACAAAAAGACTGTTATCAATGTAGTGACTTAATATTTATGCACTGCTTTATGTTACACATGTCTGTCTACATTCCAAAACCGTTTTTTGGCTGCATCACTGCCACGGTTTACATGATGAAGTCTTATTTAATCACAATATTTCCTTCCCAAGGTTACTGTCCATCTAAATCTGCTGTAACGAGATTCCGGTCTGAGGCTGTTTACACAGACTTTATAAGGCAATGGAATGTTGGGGTCTATTTTTCACTTAGGTACATCGTTCACCTTGTATCTATGCTTCCAGTTTCATTGAAGAAATCTTATTGATCAAGTCATATGGAGCAATTCAATTGCATCAGATTTCAGGAAATTGCTGGAGGTCTCGATTCTGCTCTTAGTGGCAATATTGTGCCTGTTGAGATCCATGGCAATGAAGAGAACACCCAAACATTGATGTTAAAACAAAGCGGTAAACTAATGGAAAGCTTGCGGTTGTGCTGGAGTGATGATATTCTCGTCTTTTCTCACTGTGATAAGTTTCTCCGTTTGTCTTTGCAGCTTATTTCAAGGTCAGCCTACTGATATATGGTAGCTATATTTTCCTTTCTTGATTTCTCTAGCAATAGGGTGTGCTTTCTTATGTACTGGTAGTGTGAAAGCAGGTACTCAACTTGGATTTCTTCTGGCCTGGCTGCTCGCAAAGCTCGTGGTGGGAGTGCAAACTCTGCCCCAGATGCTGAATGGGCTGTATCTGCACCTGTAGAAGATTTGATTTTTGTATGATAATTTCTATTATCCTACTTCCTAAATTGAGTTGCTAGCAGTTATTGTCCTTCAGAATGTGCTTAAAGCATGCACTACCATTTTGATTTAGCACCAAAATTTTCGCTGTTAAAGTAGGATAGTGAATGAAACGATTCAATTATGAAGATGACTTATTTCTCTGATATTGATTATCTGTCAAGACAGTTTTCTTTTACCAGTCAGGGAGAAATAATAATTTGCTGCATattgtaaatttgtaataatatGTAATTGTAATGTCTTATTTCTTTTATCGTGAATTATTTATGTTAGTAGTGTCTCTTCTCTTGCCTCTTTATAAATGGAGTTTGAGCGTAATATTTTAATGTTATCTTTGTAGATCACATTCAATTGTTTCCTGCTATCTTGTTTCTATTGTTGTCCCATGAATGGCACATGTCATTTGTTAGAAACAACTACAATCCCTAATTACACAATGTGTATTGGTTCAGGAATCACTATCCTTTAGAATGCGCATAAATACTGTGCTTTTGTTCACAGGTGATGCATGATGTACGTATCCTGGCTAGTGAGCTTTCTGGTGACTACCTTGGTCATGTACTGCAGCTACTTGATTCTTGCTCAGCTGAAGTACGAGATCTTGTGAAGCAAAGCATTCTGCAAGCTGGAAAATCTTTAGAGGAGTTGTTACCTTCAATAATGGAAGTGATGATTGAGGTCATAGTTGAGAAGTCTGTTGAGGTAAGCAATATAAGTAATTGCAACTCCTGTGTGCATGCGCATTCATGCATGCTTCGTCTGTCAAATTCTGACTCTCTTTTAACAATGTCTATCAATGCTCATTTGaccttgatttttcattttctttgtcttttctcccttttttttttttccttttttgagaaaccatTGGAATGTTTGATTAATCAATTCCTCATTTAATCATAGGACTTGAGGCAGCTGAAAGGTATAACAGCAACATATAGGATGACTAATAAGCTTCCTGTAAGGCATTCGCCATACGTGTCAGGGATTCTCCGGCCTCTGAAGGTGAATTGTTTCTCCTTTATGAAGAATTATTATTTGATCTTATTAGGTAGTTAATATGTGACTCTGCAGTAAGGTACCCTTTTTAATTCGCAATCCAGATTTAGTGATTAATGAATTTAATCATTTCCTTGGGAAATGATGCTCTTGTGTCACTTTAATATTCCATTCTTTATTGCCTTACACTTGGTGGTCGATGGCCCTAAGATACTCTTCGTGCTTTGTATAGGTGTTTCTCGATGGAGAACGTGTTTCGTATTTAACAAAAGAAGCTACAAATGATTTACTCCGTGGTGCAACAGAGAGGATAACAAGCCGCTACTATGAAATGGCATCAGATCTAGTCAATGTGGTAAGTTAGAAGTTCCTTTATTCTTGGTTAAAAATGCTTTAAGATTATAGCTTCtcattttctactttttttcttcttttaggCAAAGAAAACAGAGTCTTCATTGCTGAGGTTAAGGCAAGGTGCGCAACGGCGAGTAGGTGCAAGTTCCGACGCCTCTGACAACAATATATCTGATACTGAGAAGATTTGTATGCAGTTATTCCTTGATATTCAGGTAAAATTCAAACTATAAGACTGCAATTCTTAATTGATATTTTGGAtgcattgaaaatttttgatcgattgaatttctatttaattaaGCATGAAAGATTcatttgcattattgcattGCTGTTCTGTCTAATTAAGCATGAAACATTCATTTGCATTGTGTCATTTTTAAGGGGATAAATGTCTTGACACTTCTTGAGCAAGTACATTTCTGCAAAGAAAGCGCTGAATTCTTAATATTTGAAATTCGCATCCTTACCCTCATGTAGTAGTCAATGGGGGTAGAATGTATGTTTTAACATATCAGGAGGGAACATTAAATCACAATCGATTATGGGGCTGCAGCATTTGGCCTTTAGAATTACGTCACCCCATGTGGTGCAACTTTATGATTCGTCTTGGTTCATCGAATGTGCTCATTGAAAATGTAGCAGTGACATGTCAAGCTAGTGTttatcctttttcctttttcttattttgtgtCAGGAATATGGGCGCAACCTCGCGGCAATTGGGATCAGAGCCGCCGATATTCCGGCCTACCGTTCCTTGTGGCAGTGTGTGGCTCCTGAAGACAAGCAAGCGAACATTGTTTTCTGAAACCACCCCCAAATGAGTGATATTTAGAACTTTCGCCTCACCGATCCTCCCCTAAATTTTCCTGCCCCATCTCTTTTATAGTTTGCCGCGCTCTTCGCCCATGCCGCATATGTATACAGACACCCCATACAGGTAAAAATGCGCAAGTACCTGATGCATTTATTGATTCTTTGTTCTCGAAGAAACTATTCCATTTTCAATGAAGCAGAGGCGATTAGCAATCCCGCCATTATGACGGAAAAAGTGTCTTTCATAGTTCTCTTCAACTAAACACGTTTTGGCTGACTCTGTTGTATACTGTAGAGCTGCTCGGTTTGATGTGCTTATTTGAAACCCTAGTCAATTAAAGATTATTAAATATTCGTCGTCGAGCTTTGTGGTTGTTGGGTTGTATTGTGTACTAAATGCTGAACGGATTAAAATCTCTTATGTCTTTTGTGTGAGATGTATCCGTGTGTCTGTTCAAGGGCTTGTGGTGAACTGGTAATTAGTTGATTACCAGCACAAAAATACTTGCAGCTTAAAAGCTCAGGCCTCGTAATTCgcttttttcagaaaaaagagAATGGTGGGTACGATCTTCAACTAGAGACCGTTCTATCCACCGTCCATGCGTCTTTGAGATTTGTGTTATTCTAATGGATGGAACCTTTGTTTGCACTTTGTTCCGTTTGAGATTGTGAGTAGATTGTGAGTATATTTTATGTGACATCAGAAAGAACGAGTGGAAAATATTCggtttgtttttatatatattattatgttttgtATATCATAATGGATTAGTTATGATATAAATGGTTAAGGTGAGAAGcagatttttatattatttgcttCAATTCTATTGTTTTAAGTATTTAGTTTCATATGATTTCTGTTTTTGGGGGGCTaaattaacatattttttaagaacatttttttgaaaaaaaatttaacctgctgaatatgtaaattaaaaaaatgaacatgCCTCTCTTTTCCTCGTTTTCGGactcccatttttttttttttccttgcaaatcaattatattttttgaattacttTCATTTTACaccggaaattttttttttataaaaggtATATTTCCGAAAACTCTTCTTAACAGGTTTACTGCGAGGacttttttcaaatataattctgtaaaatttcgtatttgccaaactaatcctgtgaaatttttatttgtaaaactaaccttcctctcgccacgtgggcgccacgtcaggaatTCCTCAAAAAATGGTAAATTGTTCACCGTCTgtgatatttgttgtgaaggcggtgaatggtttcaCCGTCTTCCATTTATCGTCTTTAGTACAAATTCCTACTCTGCGCAAATCTTTCCAAGTTCATAATATGGTGTtcttgataagacggtgaatcgtttcccgtcttctcgagggcacagaaaCGACGGACTTGAGAGggcggaaagaaaaattttgcactaaagacggtgaatggttcatcgtcttctaaaggcggtgaactattcaccgcttttacaacaaaaattataaagacggtgaatgattccccgtctttttgaggaatccctgacgtggcgcccacgtggcgaaaggagggttagttttacaaataaaaatttcacaaaattagtttggcaaatacgaaattttacagggttattttcgaaaaaagttcTTACTGCGAACCCCGTAGTTTggcattttatattttatggcAAAGATTATTAACATCTcttaaaaaacatatatatttataactaatttttggGAGTAGATACGAGTAAGATCTGCTCATTTAGTTCAACACTTTCATAATTTATAGAGATCATATATTAATAACTTAATATCTTTGCAATCGGTGGTTTGTATTCAAAGTTTTAGgtttgaattttagttaattcatatttctagcttaatttatttttaaataaaataaataaatcgaaTAGTCTGCtacttatctctaaaaaaaaaaaaaaaaaaaaaaaaaaaaaaaaaaaaaaacttaatatctttgccaaaaataaaaaataaaaaaaaatttatggacaATGCATCTCACTATTGCTTTGACCATAGTATTGCTCCTCCATTAACAAGGTTCCTTCCATATATAATTGTAGAAACCCTGTGGGGTGTGAAAGGAGAACTAAGGAGAGCATAGGAAAAAGGAATTCCTATAgcgagaagaaaagaaaaaaaaaaaaacgatgtGAGCTAAATCTAAATCTCTGTACCTCTCTCTATCtgtatctctttttttttttggtaaaaattggattttgatTCTCCTCGCCCTCTAATTTCGCCCCAAAATTGTTCTCTTTTTCCCCCAGTTTCGACGTTTTTTCTCCCTAAACTTCTGATATTTTAATCTATTTGCACGAAATTGATCAGTTTTTTGCTCTAATTTCGCGTCCGAACCAGGAGGGCTTCGATCAATCGGCCGCCGACCCCCGACGCGGAGGAGGATCCGCCGCAGAAGGAGCTTTCCCTTCGCGAGATCATCAACATCAAGGTAACAATTTagacccttctctctctcttttttttgttctttattttggGAATCCAATGGAGGATTTCGCCTCGTGAGTTTTGGtaaagttagggttttgatgCATGGGAAGGTGAGGGGAAGTGGAAAGGTACGAGCTTTGGGTCTACTGGGTCTTACTGTTTTCTctcattataattatttttttcctgaaTTGGGAATCGATGGGGGGATTTCGCCATGGTGGGTTTTAGTAAAGTTGGGGTTTTGATGGATGGGGAGGTGAGGGGAAGTGGAAAAGACTGAGCTTTAATGAAgtgttttcttatttttatttattgattgtttattttctttgtttgaaGTTGATTGAGAGTGGGGAGAAGGAGAAGCTGATGGAGCTTCTGAGAGAGAGGCTCATAGAGTGTGGATGGAGGGATGAGATGAAAGCCCTTTGCAGGTTTAATCATCttgtgatttttctttttttatttatttatttattttggttacATTGTTATCTTTGCTTATATTCCTTTTACTGATACAACTTCTAGTTAGCTTGAATCAGTTTGAAATTCTACTTGTAATCTCTTGAAGTTGTGTTTGTGTAACTCAACCTATGCAAGATGTTTCATCTTTCATGTAACAATGATCATCAGAGTATCCAACATCCAAGAGTTAGTAAAAACGAAAAATTTGATACCACCAAGAAAATTGTGAATCGAGTTCGTCCCATTGCCGTAATGTTGGTTAAAAGAAAATGCCATTCTTTGTTGATAAATTGTTTGTTAATTGGTTGAATGAACTTTTCTGTTGATCGTCTGTCTGACATGGGGATCGCTGTACCTGATCGGCAGTTGCGTCTCGCTTTCTTGCATGTGCTTAGTTGCGCTACTTCATCTTTCCACTTTCCTTGTTTTCGATATTGGTTGTGACACACCAAATTAACAAATAATCCCATATCAGATAGCTAAGGGCTtgggctatagcattttgggtcaTTGGATTGTACTTAATAAGTTATATGGTATAGGGTACCCAATTAATGGAGCTGTGAGCTCAGGGATGGGTGACCCTCTAGGAAGCGGAATGTGACATTGGTTCTCTAATATTTTGGGTCATTGTGTGCATTGCGCCGTTTTGCAAGTGACTCTTTCACTAGTTTTTATCAAATTAACGCATAACACATCAACCTCAATTGATCCTCTGCGAAGTCATTTCGCTTACTGAAGGAActtgtttgttttctttttggcgGAGGGAGTTATTTATGTCATCAGTTGCTTACATTTTTTTTGTCCCCTCCCTCTTTGTTCTTCCAATTCGTAGGGCTTATGCTAgaaagaaagggagaaaaaatgTCACGGTCGACGATCTTGTTCAGGTCATCACCCCAGAAGGCAGAGGTGAGCATTTCTCTGTGCATgtttcaatttttcttattccactGGAATGGCACTTCGAAATTTAGGAAAATATATCTGTTCTGCCCTTTAGGAAAATCTTTTTATTCACAAAGTCATGCACCAAAGTGAAACCATTTCTACGGAAAaaacaggttttttttttctttactaattGTTGTCCACTTGTAGAATTATCATACTCTTAAATTGCCAAGCTTACACAATATTTGAAGAGCTAGTACTCTTGTTTCTTACTAATATTGATCCAAGTCGAGAATAAAACTTCAATGATGCTAATATTTATATCATTTTCTGGTATATTTCTATAACTTTATCAGTGTATCCAATACCCTGaaatttcttatttcttattgGTGTCGAACATTTACTTGTATGATGCAGCATCAGTGCCCGATTCAGTAAAGGCGGAACTATTGCAGCGCATCCGTTCTTTTCTCGTGTCAGCTTCCCTGTGACAGATCTGAGATTCTAAATAGCGAAAGCAAAATAGCGAACGATGGTCGGAGGAAAGCGGTGCTCATATCAGAAGTTCTATGTCAGAAGCATTCTCACAAACCAACTCCACGAATTACAGAACTGAGCTCTACATGCAGCTTTCTGATACTGAGAACAGCAACAGCCCTCACTGTCATCCAATTGCCTGTGAGATCTGTGTATTCATAatcatgaaaaattattaactctatatatatatatatgcatctgttttaataataaagaattATGCCTTTTCCTATATCTGCCCTTAGGTAACTTATTCCTATGGTTCTCAAACTATTGTGTGGGttttattttagttctcaaactataATTTGTTGCTGTTATATCGACAAACCGTTTTTGTGAGGAATAAAAGGGtgagatttaaaaatacaataaattaaacttttgaggATTGAAGTGCAACATAGGCAAGAGAGTTTGAGGACCATTAATGTAATTTATACCCTTCTGTTTAAGTGCAAATATATGTTTCAATTTCTGTTTTACTTCTTTGATGATCATTTTCACAGGATGTGCATTGGCTTCTAATATTGATGATAATAATTTTGCCTCAGAAGTTGTTTAATCAGTTTATGCCATGGGAGGAAAGGTGGAAAAAGTAGgtgtttgtaattttatataactaaTAAATGTGCCTAATGGGTAGTTGTATTTGATATCACCAATATATTCCAAAGAaagtaaaagttttttttttttaaaaaagagtaaatttGACCATTCAAGTAACAGAGCTAAGGCATTTATGCAGAACCCCTATATTGCCTTTTATGTTTTGGCTCCATTACATTCCAATTTGGGTGAAATTGCACCAGCTCCCAAACATTTTGCtcctcaaattttgagttttgagtaTACATCAAACttataaaagatattatttgaGTCTTTATCTTACCTGTGTGTCTGATACATCTGTCCATTCATCAAAGTTACaaccttttctttatttagatGTTTGATATTGTACGCAAGTAATAATTTATCctctaaaaaaaagagtaaactaaaactattttAGTTGGTAAAACTGTACAAAACTGTTctgaactatgaattattttgaatcgactatcaaatctttcaaaGTTTCAATTTTACCATCCAACAGTTTCAGTTTCTTGGATTTGAGCCAGTTTgacactttaacttcaaaatttggatgatacatttaaaatttaaagtcaaaatatcgttgacggactcaaattaaataaattgaaagagtGGAGAATCagattaaaatattctttatgtCAGATAAGTTCTACACGTTTCTACCtaaaaaatcttaaaagacAAGAATCCAGACCAAGTCTAGAAACTAGAAGTGTAATATAATTCACCTTTCCCATATACTTGAGTTAGTGGTGAAAGTGGGGCACTAAACTTTTCTCCCTTCTCTCTTCCAGAAGATAACAAAGGGAGGAATAATAAGTGGAGTGAGGGCCATGCTTTGTCTCTCTTCCACTctactcacacacacacacacacacacacacacacaaaatgttaaaaatatgtGAATCTTGGTCTTGCCACTACCAGCCAacattaaaatacttttttcccAGCCAGGCCAGATTCACAAGACAAAGAAAGCTGTTGCCTACTGGACACGAAAAAGTAGCAGCATGCTGGAAACCGCCACTGCTTAGCGCAGTTGGTTGGCTGTTCAGGTCCGCGATTACGAGATcgaaaattcgatttttcatgTGCGGATTTAGAACGTACGGTCGATTTTGAcgacatctttttctttttcggttCGGAATAATATCTTTTGTACCTTTCAAGtgaaaatttacaataaaactTTGAACTTGGAACTTCAAGTACCAACCATTAAATTTTTAGCTAACTGCACAAGATACAGTCCATTAGATCTGgtgttttagaaatataaaatacatgacttgtatctttatctatattcaaaaatattaatctaattttCTGTACATACATGATGAATATGAAAGATAAATAAACCTAAAATCAGATAaagtttttctataaaatttttctacatTTGATCATGTTTATGAAGAGTTTTGAGTGAGGAAAACAAGGTTTTATACAAAAAGGACATTCCAGAAGATTCTCTGAAGTAGAGAGTGGTGAACTATGTTGACTATGTTAAATGAATAGTACAAGTAAACTTAATATTAGgtacaactaattaaattaattgtaaCACTTGGAAAATATTTAGAGATAAAGAgagtttttatttgtaatttgttAAGGGATTGCTCATCTTTGTGATTGTTTTTGTCTACTTGGTATTCACTTAgtcatatatttttaagaatgtTTTATGGGAatttgcttttttaaaaaaacgcaaaagaataaataaaagggTAAATGGTATATGTGTTCTCATGATATGGTGTAATTTAGTTATTgtacttttaattttagtattttggttcatgaacttctAAATATCTTACATTTTagcttctaattatttttgttttaagagCAAACTcttattgtaaaataatattCGGCCTcgtaaaaagtataaaaattaaagacaTGTTTGGTCCACGActgaaatgaaaataaaaaataaaattggatgGTATTGGATTGAAAAACGGAatgaaaataattcaaaatttttttgttcattGCTGTAATGAAAATCAAAATGAATATCTAGAATTTTGGGCCAGAAATGAATTGGCTCCTTACCGTTCCAAAGTGGAATGAGAATTGGAATCTAATTTCTGTAGAATAAATGACAACTATCGAAATTAATGAATTCTATTCtgattctatagtttaaaatagataaatcaaACAAGCCCTAGATCACAATAATGAAATAGTACAGATACCATTGTTCGccatttcaatattttatattcaacactttcaTCACCGTATCTAAAcacaaaataatttgataggattgggactcaatttttttttatttttatgtga encodes:
- the LOC109705576 gene encoding conserved oligomeric Golgi complex subunit 2-like — its product is MADLVASPLRPPPPPLPPHPPTATDLFGDPIESHPPWFKAEAFLRPDFSPESYVAELRSFVPLESLAAELRAHADALQAELVDLINRDYADFVSLSTRLVDVDAAAARMRAPLAEFRGKVAAFRAAVDAVLADLRGGLRRRAEAAAAREVLELLLDTFHVVSKVEKLIKELPSTPSDFSTADLNSASKGSVSNDGVLQNVESGTNIRETQSILLERIASEMNRLKFYISHSQNLPFIENMEKRIQSATLSLDSSLGSCFVDGLEHRDANAIYNCLRAYAAIDNTSAAEELFRTTIVSPLIQKIIPASPTPVVTGVSSDLLEEDYQKIKQSVEKDCKFLLEISSLANSGLHVFDFLANSILKEVLLAIQKGKPGAFSPGRPTEFLKNYKSSLAFLDFLEGYCPSKSAVTRFRSEAVYTDFIRQWNVGVYFSLRFQEIAGGLDSALSGNIVPVEIHGNEENTQTLMLKQSGKLMESLRLCWSDDILVFSHCDKFLRLSLQLISRYSTWISSGLAARKARGGSANSAPDAEWAVSAPVEDLIFVMHDVRILASELSGDYLGHVLQLLDSCSAEVRDLVKQSILQAGKSLEELLPSIMEVMIEVIVEKSVEDLRQLKGITATYRMTNKLPVRHSPYVSGILRPLKVFLDGERVSYLTKEATNDLLRGATERITSRYYEMASDLVNVAKKTESSLLRLRQGAQRRVGASSDASDNNISDTEKICMQLFLDIQEYGRNLAAIGIRAADIPAYRSLWQCVAPEDKQANIVF
- the LOC109705566 gene encoding transcription and mRNA export factor SUS1-like, which translates into the protein MRASINRPPTPDAEEDPPQKELSLREIINIKLIESGEKEKLMELLRERLIECGWRDEMKALCRAYARKKGRKNVTVDDLVQVITPEGRASVPDSVKAELLQRIRSFLVSASL